A segment of the Streptomyces sp. Tu 2975 genome:
TCCTCGGAGGTGACCTCGACGGTCTCGACGTCGGTCACGTTCGGGGTCGCGTCCACGGCCTCGTTCGTCTTCTTGAGCTCAGCCATGGATCGTCTCCTTCCAGAAGTGGCACGCGCTGCCGCGGCCGGGCAGATCACTGCCGTCCTGCTCGGTCACCGGAGCCAGCGCCGGGATCTCCGTGCGGCAGATGTCGTCCGCCTTGGGGCAGCGCGGGTTGAAGGCGCAACCACTCGGGATCTTCAGCAGGTTGGGCGGCAGGCCCTTGATCGCGTACAGCTCCTGGCCCTTCTGGTCCAGGCGCGGGATCGAGTCGAGCAGACCCCGGGTGTACGGGTGCGCCGGCCGCTTGTACAGCTCGTGCACGGGGGCCGTCTCGACGATCCGGCCCGCGTACATCACGGCGATCTTGTCCGCGACGTCGGCGACGACGCCGAGGTCGTGGGTGATCAGGATCAGGCCCATGTTGTACTCGCGCTGGAGCTCCGCGAGCAGGTCCATGACCTGCGCCTGGACGGTCACGTCGAGCGCGGTGGTCGGCTCGTCGGCGATGATCAGGTCAGGCTCGAGAGCCAGGGCCATGGCGATCATGATGCGCTGGCGCATACCGCCGGAGAACTGGTGGGGGTAGTCGCCGACCCGGGCCTTGGCGGCCGGGATCTTCACCTTGTCCATCAGCTCGATGGACTTGGCCTTGGCGTCCTTCTTGGACAGGCCCTGGTGGACCCGGAACATCTCGCCGAGCTGGTAGCCCACGGAGAGGACCGGGTTGAGGGAGGACAGCGCGTCCTGGAAGATCATCGCGATCTTCCGGCCGCGGATCTTCCGCCGCTCCTCGTTGCTCATCGTGAGCATGTCCTGGCCACGGAAGAGGATCTGTCCGTGCGGGATCTTGCCGGGCGGCATGTCGAGGATGCCCATGATGGCCTGGGCGGTGACCGACTTGCCGGAGCCCGACTCGCCGAGGACGGCCAGCGTCTCACCGGAGTCGACGCTGTAGTTGACGCCGTTGACTGCCTTGGCGACACCGTCACGGGTGTGGAACTCGACATGCAGGTCGCGCACTTCGAGCAGCGGACCGGAGGCCTCGCCGCCCGCGCGGGGCGCCGGGACGCCTGCTGTTTCTTCGATGATGGTCACGTCGTACGCCCTCCTCAGCGCAGCTTGGGGTCGAGGGCGTTGCGAACCGCATCGCCGAACATCAGGAACGAGAGCACCGTGATCGAGACCATCACCGACGGGATGATCAGCACGTGGGGTGCGTTGCGCAGCTGCTCACGTCCACTGGACACGTCGACGCCCCAGGAGACCGTCGGTTCGGCGAGGCCGACACCGAGGAACGACAGCGTCGCCTCCGCGGCGATGTAGCCACCGAGGGCGATGGTCGCGACGACGATGATCGGCGCGAGCGCGTTGGGCAGGACGTGCCGGGTCAGGATGCGGGTGGTCGAGGCGCCGAGCGCCTTGGCCGCCACCACGTAGTCCGCCTGCTTGATGGTGATGACGGAACCGCGGGCGACACGGGCGATCTGGGTCCAGCCCAGGAACACCAGGGCGAGGATGACGACCCAGATGGCGCGCTTCTCGAAGCTGGTGAGGACGACAAGGGCGCCCAGCAGGAACGGGATGCCCATGAAGATGTCGGTGAGGCGGGACAGCAGGGTGTCGATCCAGCCGCCGAAGTAACCGGCGATCATGCCGACGAGGGTGCCGAGGATCGTCACCAGGGCGGTGACGCCGACACCGACGATGATCGAGGCACGGGCGCCGTAGACGACACGGGCGTAGATCGAGCGGCCCTGGCCGTCGTAACCGAACCAGTCGGCCTGGAAGACGTGGCTCCAGTTCGGCTGGCCGAGGTAGTGGTTCGCCAGGTCGGCGTCGCGCGGCGAGGCGTTGGTGAACAGGCCCGGGAACGCGGAGATGACGACGAGGAGGACGATCAGACCCGCAGAGATCAGGAACAGCGGGTTGCGGCGCAGGTCGTGCCAGGCGTCGGACCACAGGCTGCGCGCCTTGTCCGGCTTGGGCGCCTGGGTGACCAGCGCGGTGTCGGGAGCGGCAGCGGTGCTGGTGACCTTCTCGGCCCCGGTGGACGCCGCGGTGGCTGCGGTCTTCTCAGGCATACCGGATCCTCGGGTCCAGGACCGCGTAAAGCAGGTCGACGAGCAGGCTGGCGAGAAGGTAGACGAGGACGATCAGGGAAGCGATGCCGACGACGGTCGCGCCCTCGCGGCGGAAGAGTGCCTCGTAGATCGCGTCACCGACGCCCTGGACGTTGAAAATGCCCTCGGTGACGATGGCGCCGGTCATCAGGTTGCCGATGTCGGTGCCGAGGAAGGTGACCACCGGGACGAGCGAGTTGCGCATCAGGTGGACACCGATGATCCGGCGGCGCGGCAGGCCCTTGGCGACCGCCGTGCGCATGTAGTCGGCGCGCAGGTTCTCCGCCATCGAGGTACGGGTCAGCCGTGCCACGTAGGCGAGCGACAGCGAACCCAGGACGATCGCCGGCAGGAGGAGGTCTCCGAAGCTCTCGGAGTCCTGCACGGTCGGGGTCGTCACCCCCCACTTGAAGGCGAACAGGTACTGCATCAGGTAGCCCAGCACGAAGGAGGGCATCGAGATCAGCACGAGGGTGAGGGCGAGGAGCCCCCGGTCCCGCACGGACTCGGGACGCAGGCCCGCGATGATGCCGAGGCCGATACCGACGACCACCGTGAAGGTGAACGCGAAGAGCGTGAGCCGGATGGTGACCGGGAACGCCTGCGCGATGATGTCGGCGATGGGACGCTGGCTCGCGATCTCCGTGCCGAAGTTCCCCTGAACCAGCTCGAAGAGGTACTTCAGGTACTGCTGCCAGAGCGGCAGGTCGAGACCGCGGTCATGGCGAATGGCCTCGACCACGGCCGGGTCGAAAGCCTGGTCCCCCATGAGCGCTCTGACGGGGTCGCCGGGCAGCGCGAACATCATGGCGAAGATCAAAAAGGTTGACCCGATGAACACCGGGATCATCTGGAGCAGTCGTCGTGCGACGTAGCGCCCCATGGGTGCCTCCGTGAGGGGTTAACTGGGTCCGGGGGCCGTCCGCACGGGACGGCCCCCGGACCACCGCCGCCGCCGGATGTCCGACGGCGGCGGGTGACGGCCGAGTGGGGATGGGGCCCGCAGGCGCTTACTTGACGGAGACTCCGGTGAGCTCGAGGTCACCGTGGAAGTCGACCGCGACGTTGTCGACGCCCTTACCGTGGCCACCGTTGATGCGGTAGTACCACAGCGGGATGGCCGGCATCTTCTCGAGAAGC
Coding sequences within it:
- a CDS encoding ABC transporter ATP-binding protein; protein product: MTIIEETAGVPAPRAGGEASGPLLEVRDLHVEFHTRDGVAKAVNGVNYSVDSGETLAVLGESGSGKSVTAQAIMGILDMPPGKIPHGQILFRGQDMLTMSNEERRKIRGRKIAMIFQDALSSLNPVLSVGYQLGEMFRVHQGLSKKDAKAKSIELMDKVKIPAAKARVGDYPHQFSGGMRQRIMIAMALALEPDLIIADEPTTALDVTVQAQVMDLLAELQREYNMGLILITHDLGVVADVADKIAVMYAGRIVETAPVHELYKRPAHPYTRGLLDSIPRLDQKGQELYAIKGLPPNLLKIPSGCAFNPRCPKADDICRTEIPALAPVTEQDGSDLPGRGSACHFWKETIHG
- a CDS encoding ABC transporter permease, whose translation is MPEKTAATAASTGAEKVTSTAAAPDTALVTQAPKPDKARSLWSDAWHDLRRNPLFLISAGLIVLLVVISAFPGLFTNASPRDADLANHYLGQPNWSHVFQADWFGYDGQGRSIYARVVYGARASIIVGVGVTALVTILGTLVGMIAGYFGGWIDTLLSRLTDIFMGIPFLLGALVVLTSFEKRAIWVVILALVFLGWTQIARVARGSVITIKQADYVVAAKALGASTTRILTRHVLPNALAPIIVVATIALGGYIAAEATLSFLGVGLAEPTVSWGVDVSSGREQLRNAPHVLIIPSVMVSITVLSFLMFGDAVRNALDPKLR
- a CDS encoding ABC transporter permease; the protein is MGRYVARRLLQMIPVFIGSTFLIFAMMFALPGDPVRALMGDQAFDPAVVEAIRHDRGLDLPLWQQYLKYLFELVQGNFGTEIASQRPIADIIAQAFPVTIRLTLFAFTFTVVVGIGLGIIAGLRPESVRDRGLLALTLVLISMPSFVLGYLMQYLFAFKWGVTTPTVQDSESFGDLLLPAIVLGSLSLAYVARLTRTSMAENLRADYMRTAVAKGLPRRRIIGVHLMRNSLVPVVTFLGTDIGNLMTGAIVTEGIFNVQGVGDAIYEALFRREGATVVGIASLIVLVYLLASLLVDLLYAVLDPRIRYA